The Alistipes finegoldii DSM 17242 DNA segment ATACCGCCGCGGCGTTGCAGCCGCCGAATCCCGATGCTGTTTTCAGCGCGGCGTCCGTCCGGGTCGTGCGGTGTTCCGCACTTATGTTCAGCGGATAGGGCACCCCGCACTCCGCATAGCCTTTGACGCCGAAGACGCTCCCTTCGGCCAGTCCGTGCACCGTGACGATGCTTTCGATGACGCCCGAAGCGCCGAGCGTATGCCCGAAATAGGGTTTGAGCGAGTTGCAGGGCGTGCCGCACAGTCCTGCGAGATGCAGTGCCCGGCTCTCCATCTCGTCGTTGTAGAGCGTCGCCGTGCCGTGGGGATTGACCATGCCGATCGCTGCGGCGCCGAGCGACGCTTCGCGGAGCGCCGCACGGATTGCGAACGCGAGTCCGTCGCCCGTGCGCGACGGAGCCGATATGTGGTTCGCGTCGTTGGAGATGCCGCCTCCCGCCACGGTGACGCCCGTCGCCGAAAGTCCTCTATCGGCCGTGAGCAGCACCGCGCCGCCGGCTTCGCCCAGCGTCAGCCCGTCGCGCGCCGCGTCGTAGGGGCGGCAGAGCACGGGACTTACCGATTTGAAGGCGTTGAATCCGCTGACGATGAAATCGCACAGCAGGTCGAATCCCGCGACGAAGACATGGTCGTACTCGCCGCTGCGGATCAGCCGCGACGCGACGACGATGGCCGACACGCCCGAAATGCAGGCGTTCGAGATCACCAGCGGCCGGTTCGCCGCCCCGAAATGCCTTCCGACGACCTCCGCCGTGTCGTTCAGGTCGCATTTCGCCGGATCACCGTTCAGCAGGCCGATGTTGCCTTTGGTCGTGGAGAGCAGGATGAGCGTCCGTTCGTTCGCGGGCGACACGCCCGATCGGGCGATCACCTCGCCCAGAGTCAGCAGCGCCAGTCGTTCCGCGGGCGTGTATTCCGCCACTGCCCGCTCCGCTGTCAGCTGCGCAAACCGTTCCGGGTCGATCCGGCAGACGGGCGTGCCGTCGTGCCATACCGAGAGATTCGTCCTCCCGGCGCGCACGGCCTCCATGTTCTCCCGCGTGCCGAATCCGAGCGCTGACAGGATGCTGTCGGGTCCCCACCAGACCGCTACTTCACGTCCCATCTCTCCTTCCATTTGCGGTAGAACTCCGGCGCGAGCAGCTGCAGCTCGCCGCGGGCGTCGAGAAACACCTGCGTCGAGCTTCCCTCGGCGACGATTTCTCCGTCGGTGGCGCTGCGGATCGTGTATTCGAAACATATTTTCGCCGCTTCGGTGGCGATATAACGGGTCTCGACCACGGCCGTGTCGTTTACGCGCAGCGGCTTTTTGTATTGCAGCTGCAGTTCGACGATCGGCGCGGTGTATCCGTTGGCATGGATGTCCATGTAGCCTAGCCCCGCGAATTCGCGCCCGAAGGCCTCGCGTCCGTCCTCGAAATAGCGCACGTATTCGCCGTGCCACACGATCTGCATCGAGTCCACCTCGCTGAACCTTACGCGCAGCGACGTCTTGCCGACCAGACTCGCCTCGGCTGTTTTTCTGCGTACCATCACTCTTCCATGTATATTTTCATCCGGCACTCGGCGACGGGCTTTCCGCCGCATTCGGTCCGTGCCGAAAGCAGGGTTACGTTCATTACCGCCTGTTCGACGACGATTGTCGTGACGAGCCGGCTGCCGACCGGGGGCAGTGCGTGGACTTTCAGGTCGTTCACGGCCCCGATATATCCCAGCCGCACCTTTTCGCCGCGGCTGCGGTCCATGTATCCTGCGCGCAGGGCGGCCGACTGGGCGATATGCTCGATCAGGCCGCACTCGCTGAGCGCGCCCTCTTCGACGAAGATGTTGTCTTCGCATACGGTCAGCCCGCTGCGGGCGCATCCGTCTTCGCCGATGCCGTAGAAGGCGTCCGCCATGACGATCGGCGGCCGCTGCGGAATGTATTCCACTATTTCGTCCGCCGCAATCAGGGCTTTCTCAGGTACTCCCATAAAGGTCCTTTTTTATTTCGTTTCAGCCGCAGCGTATCGACCAGCGCGCTCTGCGGGTCGTCGGGGAAAACCCACGCCTTGCCCGTCGCGGCGGCCGCGCTGCGGGCCTCTTCCAAGTCGAAGTCCGGGGCGATGTAATAGGCCGGCGCCAGCAGGTCGTCGTCCGGGGCGACGACGCCTTCGCGTGCGGCCAGCTCCGCCAGCCGGGTGTGCGGATAGATGCGCATGCCCGCATAGGGGAACATGACGGTGTATTCCAGCCGGCGCGAATTTTCGATCGTTTCGCGCACATGCTCCCGCGTGTCGCCGTACCCGCCCAGAATCAGGAAGTGGGCGTAGTAGACCCCGTTGTCCAGCGCCAGCCGGCTGGCCCGCACGACGTCGCCGAAGGTGAAGCGTTTGCCGTAGGCTTCCAGCGTCCGGTCGCAGAACGACTCGGTGCCGAATTCGATGTGGGTCAGGCCCGAAGCCCTGAACAGCCGCATCTGCTCGGCGTCGATGCCCCGCGGCGAGAAGTAGGCGCCCCACGCGACGTTCGTCCCGCGCCGGATGAGCGTTTCGGCCAGCCGGACGTTGTATTCGGGACGGATGTTGAACACCGAGTCGGTGAAGAACAGGTAATTTATGCCGTAATCGCGCTTGGCGCGGAGGATGTTTTCGGCGATGATTTCGGGGTCCATCGTGCGCACGCACCGCCCGTCGATATGAGGATACGAACAGTAGATGCACTCGTAGGGGCACCCCCGCTTGGTCTGGATGTTGAGCATGCCGCTCCGCTTCCAGTAATACCCGGTCAGCTCCGGCTCGAACTCCACTTCGATCGCCGGCAGGTAACTGCGCCGCCCGTTTTCGGTGCGTTCGTTTCCGGTGGGTGTGTTTTCCGTGGGTGTGTTTTCCGAGAGACGGTTTTTCGCAGGGCCGTTTCCCATAGGTCCGTTTCCCGTGCGTCCGTCGCGGGTATAGACCGCCGGAATGTCTGCCCCGGTTTCGCCCCGTTCCAAGGCTCCGATCAGCTCCGCCAGCGGCCCTTCGCCCTCGCCGTGAATGCCGTAATCGGCCCCCAGCTCCCGCATGAACGCCTGCGGATAGATCGAGAATCCCGCCCCGCCGATAATCAGGGGTGCGTCGCTGGCCGCGCGTATGACGTCGATCAGCGCCTTGTACTCCGGCAGGAACCCCCGTCGGTCGAGCGAATTGGCGCCGTCCACGTTGCGCAGCGACACCCCGATATAGCGGGGCGCGAGCGTGCGGATGCGTTCGGCCAGCTCTTCGTCCGTGAGCAGGTTGCAGTCGGCCGTATCGACACGTATCCCGCTTATCGTGCGCTCAAGGTAGGTTTTCAGGTAGGAAATTCCGAGCGGATAAACGGGGTAGGGCGACGTGTGGCGGTTTGCCGAAATGAGTAATATGCTACATGCGCTCACGACCAGAACCGATAGAAATTGAACCATTGCCGCGGATAGCGCTTTACCACGGCTTCGAGCGAGCGGACGTAGCTTTCGAGCACGACGTTCGGGGTTTTGCCGTCCGGCGCCTCCGGAATGTCGAAGATGAAGCGGTAACGCCTGCCGCGTTCGCGCATCGCATAGTAGAATACCGCCGGCGCCCGGAACTTCTCGGCGACGACGAAGGGTCCCGCCGGGAAGAGGGCCTTGCGGCCCATGAAGGTCACCGGCGCCGTGGCGCCGCCTTCGACGAAGCGGTCGCCCTGAAAGCAGACGTACTCCCTGCGGTCGAGCACCTCCTTGATCCGCAGGATCGACTCGATGCCGCCCTCG contains these protein-coding regions:
- a CDS encoding beta-ketoacyl synthase N-terminal-like domain-containing protein; the encoded protein is MGREVAVWWGPDSILSALGFGTRENMEAVRAGRTNLSVWHDGTPVCRIDPERFAQLTAERAVAEYTPAERLALLTLGEVIARSGVSPANERTLILLSTTKGNIGLLNGDPAKCDLNDTAEVVGRHFGAANRPLVISNACISGVSAIVVASRLIRSGEYDHVFVAGFDLLCDFIVSGFNAFKSVSPVLCRPYDAARDGLTLGEAGGAVLLTADRGLSATGVTVAGGGISNDANHISAPSRTGDGLAFAIRAALREASLGAAAIGMVNPHGTATLYNDEMESRALHLAGLCGTPCNSLKPYFGHTLGASGVIESIVTVHGLAEGSVFGVKGYAECGVPYPLNISAEHRTTRTDAALKTASGFGGCNAAAVFRRGTGRNAYGTDETGSTDENAAAERSDVFGGRYCDGENPASQDGTNGAETDRDDAQNKRRQETAGEQPGFTGADESNAAANVGQKECAAANGNNVITNAGQAGGDETEEIRTARDTAHVAITRHPEMPFGVFIRERYRALADPNMKFSKMDDLCKLAYVASCELLAGRRPDCPAERIGVVLANRSASLDSDMRHQAVIDADDGGGASPAVFVYTLPNIMLGQIAIKHGLKGESTFFAFPDKSCNFIREYSAGLIAQGRMDAVVWGWCELCGGEYDCELTLTEKLE
- a CDS encoding acyl-CoA thioesterase, which gives rise to MVRRKTAEASLVGKTSLRVRFSEVDSMQIVWHGEYVRYFEDGREAFGREFAGLGYMDIHANGYTAPIVELQLQYKKPLRVNDTAVVETRYIATEAAKICFEYTIRSATDGEIVAEGSSTQVFLDARGELQLLAPEFYRKWKERWDVK
- a CDS encoding hydroxymyristoyl-ACP dehydratase produces the protein MGVPEKALIAADEIVEYIPQRPPIVMADAFYGIGEDGCARSGLTVCEDNIFVEEGALSECGLIEHIAQSAALRAGYMDRSRGEKVRLGYIGAVNDLKVHALPPVGSRLVTTIVVEQAVMNVTLLSARTECGGKPVAECRMKIYMEE
- a CDS encoding B12-binding domain-containing radical SAM protein — translated: MVQFLSVLVVSACSILLISANRHTSPYPVYPLGISYLKTYLERTISGIRVDTADCNLLTDEELAERIRTLAPRYIGVSLRNVDGANSLDRRGFLPEYKALIDVIRAASDAPLIIGGAGFSIYPQAFMRELGADYGIHGEGEGPLAELIGALERGETGADIPAVYTRDGRTGNGPMGNGPAKNRLSENTPTENTPTGNERTENGRRSYLPAIEVEFEPELTGYYWKRSGMLNIQTKRGCPYECIYCSYPHIDGRCVRTMDPEIIAENILRAKRDYGINYLFFTDSVFNIRPEYNVRLAETLIRRGTNVAWGAYFSPRGIDAEQMRLFRASGLTHIEFGTESFCDRTLEAYGKRFTFGDVVRASRLALDNGVYYAHFLILGGYGDTREHVRETIENSRRLEYTVMFPYAGMRIYPHTRLAELAAREGVVAPDDDLLAPAYYIAPDFDLEEARSAAAATGKAWVFPDDPQSALVDTLRLKRNKKGPLWEYLRKP